A genomic stretch from Spongiibacter nanhainus includes:
- a CDS encoding AlpA family phage regulatory protein, whose amino-acid sequence MRCATMPKPLKRDLNQSPNNLETANSQRNIRIIRVKDVMLKTGLSKSHIYLLANKGLFPSSLAIVPGGASRGWVESEVDDWVMSRIATRKMEDC is encoded by the coding sequence ATGAGGTGTGCAACTATGCCAAAACCGCTCAAACGCGACCTAAACCAAAGCCCCAACAACCTCGAGACGGCTAACTCTCAAAGGAATATCCGCATCATCCGTGTCAAGGACGTGATGTTGAAAACAGGGCTCTCTAAGTCCCACATCTACCTCTTAGCAAACAAAGGTCTATTCCCAAGTAGCTTGGCAATCGTCCCGGGCGGCGCCTCTCGCGGCTGGGTCGAGAGCGAGGTAGATGATTGGGTAATGAGTCGTATTGCTACTCGCAAAATGGAGGACTGTTAA
- a CDS encoding JAB domain-containing protein codes for MENSLSTFPPTSLSPTQEHIIQEAISILASTLREGVACTSAAHVQSYCQLEIATESEELFCALYLNNQHKMVAFEKLFRGTIDSAAVHPRVVVRKALEHNAAAAILVHNHPSGNLEPSQSDKAITKKLKDALSLIDVRTLDHILVTVEGTLSFAEKGLI; via the coding sequence ATGGAGAACTCGCTCTCAACATTTCCACCCACCTCACTGAGCCCAACCCAGGAGCACATCATCCAAGAAGCCATCAGTATACTGGCATCAACACTTCGCGAGGGTGTCGCCTGCACCAGCGCCGCCCATGTCCAGAGCTACTGCCAGCTTGAAATAGCCACGGAATCCGAGGAGCTGTTTTGCGCCTTGTACCTCAATAACCAACATAAGATGGTCGCCTTTGAAAAGCTGTTCCGCGGCACCATAGATTCCGCCGCCGTACACCCCAGGGTCGTGGTCAGAAAAGCCCTAGAGCACAACGCCGCCGCAGCCATCCTGGTGCATAACCATCCGTCCGGAAACCTTGAGCCAAGCCAATCCGACAAGGCTATAACCAAAAAGCTGAAAGACGCGCTATCTCTTATCGATGTACGCACCTTGGATCACATCCTGGTTACTGTCGAAGGCACACTGTCCTTTGCCGAGAAAGGCCTGATTTGA
- a CDS encoding MAPEG family protein codes for MSIATWALLGFAAWTILLLLFTVGVYRWTRILSGRTPIREFVADGDGSDWYKRAMRAHTNCVENLPVFGAIVFAIHASATTGMTVDVVSLGVLIARIAQSLTHVCFEQTNTLTSIRFAFFFAQIIGFFVLIWIVVSHSLAG; via the coding sequence ATGAGTATCGCTACCTGGGCACTGCTGGGGTTTGCCGCTTGGACAATACTGCTATTGCTGTTCACCGTCGGGGTATACCGCTGGACCCGAATATTGTCTGGGCGCACCCCCATCCGTGAGTTTGTTGCTGACGGAGACGGCAGCGACTGGTACAAGCGCGCCATGCGAGCCCACACAAACTGCGTAGAAAATCTGCCTGTATTTGGCGCCATCGTGTTTGCGATACATGCCAGTGCTACCACCGGCATGACCGTCGATGTTGTCTCGCTAGGTGTGCTCATCGCAAGAATCGCACAGTCGCTAACCCACGTGTGCTTTGAGCAAACCAACACCCTGACATCAATCCGTTTTGCTTTTTTCTTTGCGCAGATTATCGGTTTCTTTGTTCTTATCTGGATTGTGGTATCCCACTCACTGGCCGGCTAG
- a CDS encoding tyrosine-type recombinase/integrase: MPLTATSVKNAKSKDSDYKLFDQGGLHLIVRKSGTKTWKYGYRLNGKQGTFTIGTYPETSLQEAREAHLQARKLVSQGQNPTDAKRFEEAKKAAQDMRFSDYCKDWIAKQNYAVTTLHDLEQRLEKNIYPALDKRSVDSFTTRELLEILTPIAKRGAKETAKRMAGIMRQVFNDLLLLGMIDNNPAQGLAELLPKPDHRQKTNFGHITAEEDFKNLLTQIHSPSARQSPFTTAALKLMPLLFLRPYNIRFMKWEYIDFKANMLTIPGSEMKSNKELKVPLATQAIAVLEEVKKLGAQSSYVFVTSHGHGKPMSENTTTAAIKRLINPKTGQPFGTGFMTSHGFRHTASTFLNEMGYSPDAVELQLAHVNKDRVRATYNKAQLMDERIRMMQEWADYLDKLRTSPDCP; encoded by the coding sequence ATGCCGCTCACAGCCACAAGCGTCAAAAATGCCAAATCAAAGGACAGCGACTACAAGTTATTTGACCAAGGCGGGCTTCACCTTATAGTGCGCAAATCGGGCACTAAGACCTGGAAATATGGTTACAGGCTCAATGGTAAACAAGGCACCTTTACAATAGGCACCTACCCAGAAACTTCACTTCAAGAGGCGCGAGAAGCTCACCTACAGGCGCGAAAGTTGGTCAGCCAGGGTCAGAATCCCACAGACGCTAAGCGTTTTGAGGAAGCTAAAAAAGCTGCTCAGGACATGCGCTTTAGTGACTACTGCAAGGACTGGATAGCCAAGCAGAACTACGCGGTGACCACCCTTCACGACCTGGAGCAACGCCTTGAAAAAAACATATACCCTGCCCTAGACAAGCGATCCGTGGATAGCTTCACAACCAGAGAATTGCTGGAGATACTCACTCCAATCGCAAAGCGAGGCGCCAAAGAGACGGCGAAGCGCATGGCAGGCATCATGAGGCAGGTATTCAACGACCTCCTGCTATTGGGCATGATTGACAATAATCCTGCGCAAGGGCTTGCTGAACTACTCCCCAAGCCAGACCACCGACAAAAGACCAACTTCGGCCACATCACTGCTGAGGAGGACTTTAAGAACCTGTTGACGCAAATTCACAGCCCGAGCGCCCGCCAAAGCCCATTTACCACAGCCGCGCTCAAGCTGATGCCCCTTCTTTTTCTTCGCCCTTACAATATTCGATTCATGAAATGGGAGTACATCGATTTCAAGGCAAATATGCTCACTATTCCGGGTTCAGAGATGAAGTCCAACAAGGAGCTAAAAGTACCACTCGCGACCCAGGCGATCGCGGTATTGGAGGAGGTGAAAAAACTCGGAGCCCAGAGCTCATACGTGTTTGTGACCAGCCACGGCCATGGAAAGCCAATGAGCGAGAACACCACCACAGCAGCCATCAAGCGACTTATAAACCCTAAAACAGGTCAACCATTTGGCACTGGCTTTATGACTAGCCATGGATTTCGACACACCGCCAGCACCTTCCTGAATGAGATGGGATATTCCCCTGACGCTGTGGAACTTCAGCTTGCCCACGTGAATAAGGATAGGGTGAGGGCTACCTACAACAAAGCCCAACTAATGGACGAGCGTATCAGGATGATGCAGGAGTGGGCGGACTACTTAGACAAGCTTCGGACTTCTCCGGATTGCCCATAG
- a CDS encoding response regulator, whose protein sequence is MKKINSILLIDDDAATNFLHRMVIEECGICDAITEAGDGLEALEYLTTATEVGYPQPDLIFLDINMPRMDGWEFLRSYGDLPDECKAGAVIAMLTTSLNPDDRERAKQFDCVHCFENKPLDEGKLQRLLAALE, encoded by the coding sequence ATGAAAAAAATAAACTCGATCCTGCTGATTGATGACGACGCAGCCACTAACTTCCTGCACCGGATGGTTATTGAAGAGTGCGGAATTTGCGACGCCATAACCGAAGCCGGCGACGGCCTCGAAGCACTTGAGTATCTGACAACCGCAACAGAGGTGGGCTACCCTCAGCCCGACCTGATATTTCTGGACATCAACATGCCCAGAATGGATGGCTGGGAATTCCTGCGCAGCTATGGAGATCTGCCGGACGAGTGCAAAGCTGGTGCAGTCATCGCCATGCTGACGACCTCGCTAAACCCCGATGACCGTGAACGCGCCAAACAATTCGACTGTGTCCACTGCTTTGAAAACAAGCCCCTTGATGAGGGCAAATTGCAGCGCTTACTGGCAGCACTGGAGTAA
- a CDS encoding Fic family protein, with product MERGLTGRYEPSIAGGVHCQAFIPAPLPPEPALAISGKLQSRINQAMLALGRLDAISTLLPDAHLFLYSYVRKEAVMSSQIEGTQSSLSDLMLYEMEGMPGVPMDDVQEVSCYVNALSLGVQRIREGHPIAFRLLSELHSSLMTSGRGINKRPGEFRQNQVWIGGHRADEATFVPAPATALADSWAELERFINDVPNATDPLIKAALTHVQFETIHPFLDGNGRLGRLLIPLILVSAGILHEPLLYLSVFFKKHRQTYYDHLQQVRLTGDWESWLLFFVDAVAETATQAVATAQQLNTLRQHHKAQLGSLGRLASSAGQVLDVLFEHPIANISTVVADSNLTAATVGKVMDRLSQPDMALVRELTGQKRNRVFAYSAYIDILNQDQA from the coding sequence ATGGAACGAGGCCTTACCGGGCGCTACGAACCCAGCATCGCCGGCGGTGTGCACTGTCAGGCCTTTATCCCAGCCCCTCTGCCTCCAGAGCCAGCGCTGGCGATTTCCGGCAAACTGCAATCCCGGATCAACCAGGCCATGTTGGCGCTGGGCCGTCTTGACGCCATCAGCACACTACTGCCCGACGCCCACCTCTTCCTCTATAGCTATGTGCGCAAAGAGGCGGTGATGTCCTCACAAATCGAGGGCACCCAATCGTCGCTCAGCGACCTGATGCTCTACGAAATGGAAGGCATGCCCGGCGTTCCCATGGACGACGTGCAAGAAGTGTCCTGTTACGTCAATGCCTTGTCTCTCGGCGTGCAGCGCATACGAGAAGGTCACCCCATTGCCTTTCGCTTACTCAGCGAACTTCACAGCTCATTGATGACTTCTGGTCGGGGTATCAACAAGCGCCCTGGGGAGTTTCGGCAAAATCAGGTGTGGATTGGCGGTCACCGTGCTGATGAAGCAACATTTGTCCCCGCCCCGGCCACCGCCCTGGCCGACAGTTGGGCCGAGTTGGAGCGCTTTATCAATGACGTACCCAACGCTACTGACCCCCTGATAAAAGCGGCACTGACCCACGTGCAGTTTGAGACCATACACCCCTTTCTGGACGGCAACGGCCGACTGGGGCGTTTGCTAATCCCATTGATACTGGTATCCGCCGGCATCCTGCACGAACCCCTGCTCTACCTGTCGGTGTTCTTCAAGAAGCACCGTCAGACCTATTACGACCACCTGCAACAGGTCCGCCTGACCGGTGACTGGGAGAGCTGGCTGTTGTTTTTTGTTGATGCTGTCGCCGAAACAGCCACCCAGGCGGTGGCCACAGCGCAACAGCTCAACACCCTGCGCCAGCACCACAAGGCACAACTCGGCAGTCTGGGCCGCCTGGCGTCCTCTGCCGGCCAGGTGTTGGATGTTTTATTTGAGCACCCCATTGCCAATATCAGTACCGTGGTAGCGGACAGCAATTTAACAGCCGCAACCGTCGGCAAAGTAATGGACCGTCTATCCCAGCCCGATATGGCACTGGTACGGGAGCTCACCGGACAAAAGCGCAATCGCGTGTTTGC
- a CDS encoding DUF3631 domain-containing protein has protein sequence MSGTSDTQRSDVEKGLPACQQKQPLTPHEENAMTNDTSLTTESSTNEADLPLLPTTAAAPDPTSGEHVDIVQEGQLETADAAILAPPKREFPEGLVPWHSPVTMAKEADDITEIIKKYCVLRDEEVDAIVLWVIASYLINSFRVFGKLFFQSPVKRCGKTTTMEVVSTFAKDCLMTSNISAAVMFRVTRRCQPTIFLDEADSLIRSADSDLINILNSGHTKSSAYVMRCTGDDHTPKAYSTWMPVALGSIGALPTTVMDRSIVINLRRKLAHEVVSKPPENLATLNKIYREKLLRWCIDNKHAVEQSTVEAPNIGNDRAADNWDPLFKVAEIMGADWGLRCEAAYKAITVIPEPDAKGLLLQDIQAVWASHKDDRIASKALVDTLCGDPTKPWSTFSSGKSITQNKVASMLSDFGIRPKDIRFPEIGTRRGYEREQFTDAFARYNNH, from the coding sequence ATGAGTGGAACATCAGATACTCAACGTTCAGATGTAGAAAAGGGGCTGCCCGCCTGCCAGCAGAAACAGCCCCTTACTCCTCATGAGGAAAATGCAATGACAAACGACACATCCCTCACTACCGAGAGTAGCACAAATGAAGCGGACCTTCCGCTTCTTCCTACCACCGCAGCAGCCCCAGACCCTACTTCTGGCGAACATGTTGACATTGTCCAGGAGGGGCAGCTAGAGACCGCAGATGCCGCAATATTGGCTCCCCCGAAGCGGGAGTTTCCTGAAGGCCTCGTACCCTGGCATAGCCCGGTAACTATGGCAAAGGAAGCCGACGATATTACGGAGATCATTAAAAAGTATTGTGTGCTGCGGGATGAAGAGGTAGACGCAATTGTTCTGTGGGTCATCGCAAGTTACTTGATCAACTCCTTCCGAGTGTTCGGCAAGCTTTTTTTTCAGAGCCCGGTGAAGCGTTGCGGGAAAACTACTACGATGGAAGTCGTTAGCACCTTTGCCAAAGATTGCCTGATGACTTCCAACATTTCGGCGGCAGTAATGTTCCGGGTAACAAGGCGCTGTCAGCCAACCATTTTCCTGGATGAGGCCGATTCGCTTATCCGCTCGGCCGACTCCGACCTTATTAACATTCTCAACTCTGGACACACCAAGAGCTCAGCATACGTCATGCGTTGCACTGGAGATGACCATACACCGAAAGCCTACAGCACTTGGATGCCCGTGGCGCTGGGATCAATTGGCGCTCTGCCTACAACAGTTATGGATAGGAGCATCGTAATTAACTTGCGTCGTAAGCTGGCACACGAAGTAGTCTCAAAGCCCCCAGAAAACCTGGCGACATTGAATAAAATCTACCGGGAAAAACTTCTCCGCTGGTGCATCGACAACAAACACGCCGTAGAGCAATCTACCGTAGAGGCCCCAAATATTGGCAACGACCGGGCAGCGGATAATTGGGACCCACTATTTAAGGTAGCAGAAATCATGGGGGCCGACTGGGGATTGCGCTGCGAGGCTGCCTACAAGGCAATAACCGTGATCCCCGAACCTGATGCAAAGGGGCTCTTGTTGCAGGATATTCAGGCTGTGTGGGCGTCTCACAAGGATGATCGCATTGCCTCCAAGGCACTAGTAGATACTCTTTGCGGTGACCCTACAAAACCTTGGTCAACATTCAGTTCGGGTAAAAGCATCACCCAAAATAAAGTAGCGTCTATGCTTTCTGATTTTGGAATTCGCCCTAAGGACATCCGCTTCCCCGAAATAGGCACGAGGCGTGGTTATGAAAGGGAGCAGTTTACTGACGCCTTTGCCCGGTACAACAACCATTAG
- a CDS encoding helix-turn-helix domain-containing protein, with protein MNTCNLITPARKKNFYFVAPPAPYTKPAHLPHRLALTLALIVESGAKGTSSLALVNEGLLHPSNYVSRLRAMGAIIETQCRSDTDRNGWTHKNVAHYTFKGITP; from the coding sequence ATGAATACTTGCAATCTGATCACCCCAGCCCGCAAGAAAAACTTCTACTTTGTGGCTCCGCCGGCTCCCTATACGAAGCCAGCCCACCTCCCGCATCGTCTTGCGCTGACTCTGGCCTTAATTGTCGAATCTGGTGCGAAGGGTACAAGCAGCCTTGCGTTAGTGAACGAAGGGCTGCTACATCCAAGCAATTACGTTAGTCGGCTTCGGGCCATGGGAGCGATCATTGAAACGCAGTGCCGCAGCGATACTGACCGCAACGGCTGGACTCACAAAAACGTGGCTCACTACACCTTCAAAGGTATTACGCCATGA
- the hsdR gene encoding type I restriction-modification system endonuclease, with translation MGSKSTEPPSSNFAFLGEHDPIFLHLASAAEYVFASDPNTTLIKLRQLGEALAQDLAARAGLEFDQGTNQADLLYRLNREITLEPDIRNLFHTLRIEGNKATHQFKTLHREAMQGLKVARALAVWYHRSFGKSGTQFKPGPFVPPHDPSLRLRELQKEIEQLNAELATKADQQDKESQRDELLEAEKQEYQQLAELMDQEARQFEEQAKAAEAQLDTERKQFAKQLAALQEQLAANTANAAQQRTDVKAKTQSASKTLVLDEEMTRVFIDQMLMDAGWEADTQALTYQSGARPEKGTNKAIAEWPTRTGRADYVLFAGLIPIAVVEAKRENKNVAGMIPQAERYAKGFELTPPQVSAWEHQGRSIAWPDEADGHYQIPFVFSCNGREYVKQLTEQSGTWFRDVRHPSNTSRALSSFHSPDGLLDLLTRDRLKAEQELQQEGMAYLKLRDYQQKAITAVEEALSRNQRECLLAMATGTGKTRTIIGLMYRFLKTERFRRVLFLVDRNALGTQALDAFKEATLEQNHTLTEIYTVNELGDIVLDAETRVQVATVQSMVKRIFMSDHPPPVDAFDCIIIDEAHRGYTLDQEMTDGELAVRDTDQYLSSYRRVLDYFDAVKVGLTATPAKHTSEIFGKPVYTYSYREAVADDWLIDHEPPIRYETLLTRNNIHFDKGETVQAINTSTGEIEASELEDELDFEVESFNRGVINENFNRVICEQLAQELDPFGDEKTMIFCATDLHADMVKRLLDAAFSELYNGEYNQAAVAKITGQSDKVSQLISRYKNERYPNIAITVDLLTTGIDVPPICHLVFLRRVKSRILYEQMIGRATRRCDEIGKTVFRIYDPVDIYAALQDVSTMKPLVRNPNITLEQLCDELTDPAKLEASLNAPGDDTDHSHADTVLSQLGQKVMQVMRKAGKRGETNPQVKKKLEELEYSWGVEPTKLHQHLHTLGPKQASEFLTQHSGFLQQLAEVKTLLGSDHMPVLSDHEDELVARDQSYGKYEKPQDYLDSFNQFIRQQVNQSAALSAVVNRPRDLTRDQLKEIRLLLDEHGYTEPTLRSAWRQQTNQDIAASIIGHIRRAALGEAMVPFEQRVQSGIERILSQHNWTPLQRKWLTRLGKQLTNEVIIDRDAINQLPAFNGGAKQLDKVLNNQLDMVIDGLGEALWPDSA, from the coding sequence ATGGGCAGCAAAAGCACTGAGCCGCCAAGCAGTAACTTTGCCTTTTTAGGCGAACATGACCCGATTTTCCTACACTTGGCCTCCGCCGCCGAGTATGTGTTTGCGTCCGATCCCAATACCACACTGATAAAGCTGAGACAGTTGGGCGAAGCCTTAGCTCAGGACCTTGCCGCCCGAGCCGGCCTCGAATTTGACCAGGGCACCAACCAAGCTGACCTGTTGTATCGCCTTAATCGCGAGATAACGCTCGAGCCAGATATCCGCAATCTATTCCATACCTTGCGCATTGAGGGCAACAAAGCCACCCATCAGTTCAAGACCCTCCACCGGGAGGCCATGCAGGGTCTGAAGGTCGCCCGTGCATTGGCTGTGTGGTATCACCGCTCATTCGGTAAGTCGGGTACGCAATTCAAGCCTGGCCCCTTTGTCCCTCCTCACGACCCCAGTCTCAGACTCAGGGAACTGCAAAAAGAAATCGAGCAACTCAACGCTGAACTCGCCACCAAAGCCGACCAGCAGGACAAGGAGTCGCAGCGAGATGAGCTACTCGAGGCCGAAAAGCAGGAGTACCAGCAGCTCGCCGAATTGATGGATCAAGAAGCTCGTCAATTTGAGGAGCAAGCCAAAGCCGCTGAGGCACAGCTGGACACCGAAAGAAAGCAGTTCGCCAAGCAGTTGGCGGCGCTCCAGGAGCAACTCGCAGCCAATACGGCCAACGCCGCCCAACAACGCACCGACGTCAAAGCCAAAACCCAGTCTGCCAGCAAAACCCTGGTGCTTGACGAAGAGATGACCCGGGTTTTCATCGACCAAATGTTGATGGATGCTGGCTGGGAGGCCGACACCCAGGCATTGACCTACCAATCCGGCGCCCGTCCCGAAAAAGGCACCAACAAAGCCATCGCAGAATGGCCCACCCGCACCGGTCGTGCCGACTATGTCCTATTTGCCGGCTTGATACCGATTGCAGTGGTCGAAGCCAAGCGCGAAAACAAGAACGTTGCAGGGATGATTCCCCAGGCAGAGCGCTATGCCAAAGGCTTCGAACTCACTCCGCCGCAAGTCTCGGCATGGGAGCACCAAGGTCGCAGCATAGCCTGGCCAGACGAGGCCGATGGCCACTATCAAATTCCCTTTGTGTTTTCCTGCAACGGGCGGGAATACGTCAAACAACTTACTGAGCAATCCGGAACCTGGTTCCGGGATGTGCGTCATCCCAGCAACACCAGTCGCGCCCTATCAAGCTTCCACAGTCCAGACGGCTTGCTGGACTTACTGACACGAGACCGCCTAAAGGCCGAGCAGGAGCTGCAACAGGAGGGCATGGCGTACCTCAAGCTCCGTGACTACCAGCAAAAAGCCATCACCGCCGTAGAAGAAGCGCTTTCGCGAAACCAGCGCGAGTGCCTGCTGGCGATGGCCACCGGCACCGGGAAGACACGGACCATCATTGGCTTGATGTATCGATTCCTAAAAACAGAGCGCTTCCGGCGAGTCTTGTTTCTGGTAGACCGCAACGCGCTGGGTACCCAAGCCTTAGATGCCTTCAAAGAGGCAACGCTGGAGCAGAATCACACCCTGACAGAAATCTATACGGTTAATGAGCTTGGCGATATCGTCCTCGATGCAGAAACCCGGGTCCAGGTCGCCACCGTCCAGTCCATGGTTAAACGTATCTTCATGTCAGATCATCCTCCGCCGGTGGATGCCTTTGACTGCATCATTATTGATGAGGCCCACCGCGGCTATACCCTGGATCAGGAGATGACCGACGGCGAGCTGGCGGTACGGGATACCGATCAGTACCTGTCTAGCTACCGGCGGGTGCTGGATTACTTTGATGCCGTCAAAGTGGGCCTTACCGCTACCCCGGCAAAACACACCAGTGAGATATTCGGTAAGCCGGTCTATACCTACTCATACCGGGAGGCGGTGGCTGACGACTGGTTGATCGACCACGAGCCCCCCATCCGCTACGAGACCTTGCTCACGCGCAACAACATCCATTTTGACAAAGGCGAAACAGTCCAGGCCATCAATACCTCCACTGGGGAAATAGAAGCCTCTGAGCTGGAAGACGAGCTAGACTTTGAAGTCGAGTCATTTAACCGCGGGGTGATCAACGAGAACTTTAACCGCGTGATCTGTGAACAGCTAGCCCAAGAGCTGGACCCCTTCGGCGACGAGAAGACCATGATCTTTTGCGCCACCGATCTTCACGCCGACATGGTGAAACGCCTGCTAGATGCCGCCTTCTCCGAGCTCTACAACGGCGAGTACAATCAGGCCGCTGTTGCCAAAATCACCGGCCAAAGCGACAAGGTCAGTCAGTTGATCAGCCGTTATAAAAATGAGCGCTACCCCAATATCGCCATTACTGTAGATCTACTTACCACTGGCATAGATGTGCCACCCATCTGCCACTTGGTGTTCTTGCGCCGTGTTAAATCTCGCATCCTCTATGAGCAGATGATTGGACGCGCTACCCGCCGCTGCGATGAGATTGGCAAGACCGTATTCCGCATTTACGACCCGGTGGACATCTACGCTGCACTGCAAGACGTTTCCACCATGAAGCCCCTGGTGCGTAACCCCAATATCACCCTGGAGCAGCTTTGCGACGAACTGACTGACCCCGCCAAGCTCGAAGCCAGTCTTAATGCCCCCGGTGACGACACCGACCACAGCCATGCCGACACAGTGCTTAGCCAATTGGGGCAAAAAGTCATGCAGGTGATGCGCAAAGCCGGCAAACGCGGCGAAACCAATCCACAAGTCAAAAAGAAGCTAGAGGAGCTGGAGTACAGCTGGGGAGTCGAACCCACCAAACTCCACCAACACCTCCACACTCTCGGCCCCAAACAAGCCTCAGAGTTCCTCACTCAGCACAGCGGCTTTCTACAACAGCTCGCGGAGGTCAAAACCCTATTGGGCAGCGACCACATGCCCGTCCTGTCTGATCACGAAGATGAACTAGTAGCCCGGGATCAGAGTTACGGCAAATACGAAAAGCCCCAAGATTACCTCGACAGCTTCAACCAGTTTATTCGCCAGCAGGTAAACCAATCGGCCGCTCTCAGTGCCGTTGTGAATCGCCCTCGGGACCTCACCCGCGACCAGTTAAAAGAAATCCGCCTGTTGTTGGACGAGCATGGCTACACCGAGCCCACGCTGCGCAGTGCCTGGCGCCAACAGACTAACCAAGATATTGCGGCCAGTATCATTGGGCATATCCGCCGCGCCGCCCTGGGTGAGGCCATGGTGCCCTTTGAGCAACGGGTGCAATCCGGTATTGAGCGCATTCTCAGCCAGCACAACTGGACGCCCCTGCAGCGCAAGTGGTTAACGCGATTGGGCAAGCAGCTCACCAATGAGGTCATCATTGATCGTGACGCGATCAACCAGCTACCCGCGTTTAACGGTGGCGCCAAACAGCTCGACAAAGTATTGAATAATCAACTAGATATGGTAATCGACGGCCTTGGGGAGGCGTTGTGGCCCGATTCGGCCTAG